Within the Gemmatimonadaceae bacterium genome, the region TTGCTCGCGGGATTCGGCCGGTAGTACTCGGGGTAGCGTTTGGATGACTTACCGAAGAGACGCTGCCAGGCGCGGCGCCGCTGGAGCTGGTAGCCGTGTTGAATCGCGTGTCCCGTCTCGTGGCGAATGATGCGTGTGAACTCGTCACGGGTGCCGCCTTCGACGTCGAGCATCTGACTGCGTTCCAGCCGAATGAGACGGGGATGTGCGAGGTAAAACGGGATGGCGAAGCCTGGCACGCCCTGCGGCGAGAACCACTCCTCGGAGAGCCAGATGTGCGGGCTGAGGCGGAAGCCGCGGCGCTCGAGGGTCTCGTAGAGCGCATCGATGCGCGGCTCGAGCCACGTCCCCTCGATAGTGAGGCCGAGGTCCTTGACGCGGAGCTGAAGCAATCGATCGATGGACCAGGTGGTCCAGGGGAATCGTCGGTTCGTTGGGGACATTCCCGCAAAGGTGAAGAGGCTGGGCCAGCGTAACGGCGAGCGCGGCAGCCATCACGCTTGCTGCGAATATGCGTCGGGGGGCGGGGGTGACGCGATGGCGGGGGGCGAAATGCTTAAGCGGCGTTCATTGATGCGGTCCGGGCCTACCGGCCGAGTACGATCAAATCTTCGTGTGCCGCTGACGTTGTAGCGACAAGAATACGCTCGCCGGTAGACAGGTGTCTAATAAGACAGTGTGACCGAACAAGCGCCGTCGATCGAGCGGGCGTAGAGATCGTCGGGATCCAAGGATACCGGGATGCGTCCGGTGATCCATCCGGCGCCGCGAAGCAGCGACTCGATCCAGACGATCACCGCACCTTCCCTGCCGCTGGTCGAGTCCATCGCCATCAGTTGTTCCGCCAGCAGGCCGGCGTTGGTCGGTATGTTGCTCGGTGGCATGGGGAAAAGGTCGCACGCGACCGGTCCGGGTAGAGGGGCGGCGCGCGGGTGACCAGATTTCCGGTAAGTCTTCGACTTCGGATTGCCGATGCCGCGTTCTTTCCTGGCTTATCTTGCTGTTTCTTCGATGGTGCTCGGCCTCACCGCATGCGGTGACGGACCGGTAGCACCCATCTCCTTGCCGCTTACAGGCACCTTCAGCGGAATCGTCGCCCCTCAAGGGTTCGACGACGTCGGCTTTGTTGCCGGACGTACGGGCGCAACCATCGTCAAGGTCTGCGGCGTGATCGGCTCCGAGATCAACGTGGCCGTGGGCGCCGCGTCGGCGACGTCGGAGTCGAATTGCGAGCGGCTGGTCTTCGCCGCAACGGCCGGCACATCCTACACCATCCGCGTTACGGCGGTGAGCGGCGGCGGCGCCTACAACGGCTGCTGGAGCACCGCCCTCGCCGAGTGCACCGTGATCGCCCCGACCTCAGGCGCCGCGGCCTGTGATGCCGCCGGGTACTATGGGCCAGCCGCCGGCAAGACAGGAATCGACCTGTTGCGCTCGCTGCGCGACATCGTTACCACCAATTACAATCTCGGTTATCTGACGACGCCCAACGCGCGCGATTCCCTCTACGCGTTCGTCGACGATCCGGACGGCGACGACCAGATCACGGACGTTTACACCGGACGGACGGCCTTCGTCAACAGCCGATCGACGGCGGCGGCGGCCAACTTCAACACCGAGCATGCCTGGCCGCAGAGCCGCGGCGCCGACATCGACTTTGCCGCGGGCGCGGATCTCAACATCCTCTTCACAGCCGACGCCACCTCGAACGAGAAGCGATCGAACATCCCCTACGGCATCGTCACGCGGAACGTCCAATGGACCGGCGGCATCGGCGCCGAAGTCAGCCGCCTCGGCGCCGATGCCCAGGGCCGAACGGTGTTCGAGCCCCGGCCGTCCAAACGCGGCGACGTGGCGCGAGCGATCTTCTACTTCTACACGCGGTACCACGACGCGCCGACACCCACGTTCTCGTTGGCGAACTTCAACGTTGAGGAAGCCACGCTGATGCAGTGGTCGGCGGCCGATCCGCCGGATAACTTCGAGCGTGCCCGCAACGCGATGATCTGCCGCGCTCAGGGCAATCGCAATCCTTACGTGGACCATCCGGAATATCTCCCGGCTGCCGGAGACTTTCCGAACAACTGACGGCGCGGCCCCATCTGGTCCGGATGCGACGAGGGCTCCCTCTGCGGGGGCCCTCGTCTCAAATGCGAATCAGAACGAGTATCGCAGTCCCAGTTGTGTCGAGAACTGCAGCAGCAGATTGGCGCCCAGCGCCCTCTTGTCGCCGAAGTTCGTCGGCACGGTGTATAGAATGTTGCCCGAGGCCGGATCGTACCGCTGCGGCAACAGCAGACTGCGGTTAGCCGCGCTGATGGCGTGGTACTGTCCCCATGTCGACTTGAGACCGTTCAGAACATTGAACATGTCGACGTAGAGCTGAAGCGACTGCCCGCGCGTCGTCTCGATGCGTTTGCGCAGACTTACGTCGAGACGGTTGAACCACGGCTGCTTGCACGTGTTGCGCGGAATGATCTGGCCGACGTGGTTGCCGATGCACTCGTTGTTCGCCAGAAAGTCGGCGTACCGCGCCCGGTTCGCGGCGACGATCGAATCGGCCGTGCTGCCCGTCGCCGTGCCCGTGCTGACCGGCAGATCCTCGGGGCGGAAGATGAACGGACGGTCGTTGAAGCGCTCGCCGTCGCCGTTGAGATCACCACCCTGCTCCGGGCCCCACGGCGTGCCGCTCTGTATGCGCCAGATGGAGCTCATCTGGAATCCCCACGGCAGCGTTTTCGACCCCGACAGCACCACGGTATGGTTACGAACGAAATCCGCCGGACCCCATGCCGCGCGTTCGTCGCCCGGCTCGCCGATGAAGTTCGGCCCCAGTGCGCCGATGCGCGGAGTGCGGTACCCCTCGTTCGACGTGCAGCAATAGAACGACGAGTTGTCGTACGCCCGGGTGAAGGTGTACGAGCCGCGGAGATCGATGTCCGACAGCAGCCGCTGCTGCACCTCGAACGTCGCTGACGTCGCCCGCGCGACGCCGTCGGGATAGTTCATGTAGACGTTGGAGAAGTCGGTGTTCCGCAGCCGGTCCGATCCGGCTCCCTGAGACGGGTTGAAGGAGCCCGCCGGCACAAACACCTGGCGCCCGTCTTCCGAATCGAGCGTGAACTGCGTTTCGCGCAGGTTGAGGTTGCGCACCGTGTACAACTTTCGCGTCGTCGAGTAGAGGACATCGAGCGATGCACGTGTTCCGTTCCCAATCCGACGCTCGTAGCCGGCGTTGAACTTCCACGTTTCGGGCAGCTCGAAGCTGCTGTTCCAGAACGAGTACTCCGGCACTCCGGTCAGCGACGAACTGCCGAAGCATGACGACGGGTTCTCCGCGCCGCTGGTGGACCATGTCCGGTACTGGCCTGGATCCGGCGGCGCTGTCCCCTCACCTTCAGCGAACGAGCCGCGGCAGTCGATCACCAGAAGCGGTTGCTCAGTGATCGCCACATTGCCGCCCATCACGTACGGTACGCGGCCGTAAAACAGTCCCGCGCCGCCTCGGACGACGCTCGACCCGTCCCCGTCCAAGTCATAGACCATCGAGAGACGGGGTGACACGTTGTTGTTGTCCACCGGCGCGATGCCCGTCTCCACGCCGAACGCGCGCTCGACGTCGATCACCCGTCCCGGGCGGTCCGCGTAACGCTCGACGTCGTACCGCACGCCAAGCAACGTCGTCAGCTTCGACGTCATCTGCCACTGATCCTGCGCGTACACCGAATACTCCTGCGCGGCGAAGGTCGCCGTCGGCGCGGTGCCGTTCTGCCGAACGTTCCGGTTGAACGTCGCCGGGATGCCGGCCGCGAAATCGTTGAGGCTCGCGAACGTGTACGTGCCGGAGCCGTTCAGCCAGAACCGGTTTTCGATGTTCGCGAAGATGTTGTTCGTGCCGAGCTTGAAGATGTGGTCGCCACGCGGAATCGTGAGGTTGTCGATCAGCTGGACCTTCCGCTCGCTGAGAAAGTTGTCGAACGAGAGGAAGGCGCCCCCGTAGGTGAAGTCGCTGAATCCGGAGGGTTTGACGGTTAGCGTCGGCTTCAGGTCGTTGCCGACGCGCGGGCGGTCTTCCCACGAATACTGCGCGCGCAGCGTGTTGAACACCTGCGAGCTGAGGGCGCTCGTGAGCTCGCCGACCAGCGAGTTCGAGCGGTCCTTGAAGGCCTCGGCTCGCGACAGCCCCCCGCGAATGACGCCCGAGAACGTCTCGTTGGCGGCGTTGTGATTTGCGAAATTGTTGCGCACCGACAGCCGATGCTGGTCGTTGATTGTCCAGTCGACTCGCCCGAACAGCGTGATGACGTCGTTGCTCGTCGTGAACCGGTTGAACGAGGCCGCGGCGTTCGGCACGCCATAGACGGTATCGAGGATCGAGAAGAACCGCTCGAGCTGCCGCGCCTCGGACGTGTCCGAGACGGTGGCCGGCGTGATCGGCTGGAAAGGCTCATCGCGCTGTTGGCCGTCGAGCGACATCATGAAGTGAAGCTTGTTGGTGATAATCGGACCTTCCAACGCCGCCGAATACTGCACGGCCTTGAAATCGTTCGGTGTCTCGCCGTTGAATCCCTTCGCCGTCAGCTGCTTGCCGCGGTAGTTGATGTAACCCGTTCCCTTGAGCGTGTTGGTGCCGCTCTTGGTCACGACGTTGACGACGCCGCCGGAATAGTTGCCATACTCGACGTCGAAGCCATTGGTGACGACCTGGAATTCCTTGATGGACTCCAGCGAGAACACGAACGGAATGCGGCTACCGCCACGGTTCTCGCCGAAGAACTGGTTGTTGGCGTCCACGCCATCGACCTGAACGTTGGTCTGCGACGGACGAGCGCCGGCGATGGAGAACTGGCCGCCCGTCGTCACTTCCGGGAGCGGACTGACCAAGCCGGACAGGCTGATAAAATCGGTGAAGTCGCGACCGAGCGTCGGAAGATCCTCGATCTCCTTCTGCGAGACCGTCGTGGAGACGCCGCCCTGCGTTGTGCTGATTTGCCCCACGGCCGCGGTGATCTCGACCCGGCCGAGCTGCACCGCCGCCGCCTGCAGGAGGAAACGCAACGGCGTGGTCGATCCCACCGTCACCCGCACATTCGCCGCCTCGGCGGGCGCATAGCCGATCCTGCGCGCGCGGACCGTGTAGACTCCGGGCGGCAGGAGCATCAGCGAATAAATGCCGTCGGTGCCGCTGACCGCGTTGCGAACAAACCCCGTCTGGGAATTCGTTGCGGTGACCTGGGCGCCGGCGACGGGCGGGCCCGACGCAGTGAGCACCTGGCCGCGGATGGCGCCGGCCGTGGTGCCAGCCTGGGCGAAGGCCGTCGACGCCGTCAGGGACATCGACGTGCAGACCGCGGCTACCGTGGCGGCGAGCCACGTCACGCGCGTGAAACGGAAGAGTCGCATCGAAAGGGAAATCGTGAGGGGGCGATGTGTCGAGGATCGGCTGATCACGTACATGGGACCGCCACGATATCCGAAGCGCCGCGGGGCTTCAGCTGAACGGCGTTGTCGAAGATGCCCGCGACCCCGGTGATGTCATAGCACTTGCCGGCCTGGAACGTCGTGGTCGGAACCGTCCCGGCGACATTTCCGTCGAGCCGCACGAGCGACGGGCCGCTGCCGTCGTCGATCGACGCGTTGCCGCTCGCGAACGCGCCGACCGTCACCCGGCGCACCGTGATCAGCTGGCCGATGTTCGAGCTCGTCGGCGTCAGCGCGGCGAGCACCTTCGTGCTGCGCACGACGGCCGCCGGCACGCCGACACCCTTTTTCACGTTCGGCGCGATGCGCGGGCTCACAATCTGGCCCTCGGTACGGAAAGGGGAAAACGTGCCGCTCACCTCGATGCTGTCGCCCGCCGCGAGCGCGGGAGAACTCGCCGGCAGCCCGAACACCTGCACACCGCCCGAGGCGTCCTGCATGTAAAGGTTGTCTGAGCGGAAGGTACCGGGCGGCGCCGTCACGATTCCGGCGATGGTCACCGCCGCGCCCGTGGCGGCCCGCAGCGCCTGCGAGATGGGAATGACGCATCCGAGCTTCGCGTTCAGCGTGACATACGCCAGCTCGTTGATGTAGATCGACACCGGCTGCGGACTGAGACAGAGCTTGAGTTGATCCGTGCCTCTGATGAGCTGATCACTGGCGACGACGATGTCGTGCGTGCCGAGCGGCAGGTCGGTGAATGTGAACGAGCCGGACGCGTCAGTCTGCGTCGTGGCGAGGACGGTCGACGTGCCCCGCTCCTGCACCGTGACGGTCTTGCCGGCGAACGCCACATCGCCACCGACCGGCGTGTACATGCCATTGTTGTCGGCGTCGAAGAACAGGCGGCCGGCCCCCGCGCCCCTACCAATGGGCTCGAACGGCAGGCCAATCTCGTTGGCACACGCCGCGACGACCGCGATGAGCGCTGTGGACAACGCGACGGCCGGCGCCAGGCGACGGAAATGAGAGAGACAGGTCTGCATTATGGGGTGACGTCCGTGGCGAAGCGCGGCTTGACCTGCGCCGTGCCGTTGAACTGGGTGAGAACGCCGGTGACGGTGTACGTCGAGCCGACGGTAAATGAGCTTCGAGTGAGACCGGTATTCGCCGCGCCGACGCGGATCTGCACGGTCTGTCCATCGGCCGCGGTTCCAACCACGGTGAACGAGGCTCCGGTACCCGCAGGCACGCTGGTGATCGTGACCCGAAGCTGCACGAGCTGACCCTCGTTCGTCAGCGCGTTGAACTGCGTTCCGGTGACGGCGACCCGCGCCGGAGCCGCGCCGGCCGCCCTGAAAGTTACTGTCGGGGTCGAGATCTGACGCTGACCGCTGAACAGGCTGATTGTCCCGGAGACGTCGACGAGGTCACCGAGGGCGAGGGTGCTCGACGACAGCACCGTGAACACCGCGATGCCGCCCGTGACGTCCTGTACCCATATCTCCGAGTTCACTCCGCCACTTCCCGACGTCAGGATATTCGGAGGCACAGTGATGTTGCCGGTCACGCTGACCGGGGTTCCATTCGGCACCGCGCGGGCAGACGCGATGGTGATCGGACCCCGCACGTCGCCCGGAGCCCGCGGCTTCAGCTGCGCCGTCCCGTTGAACTCCGAGAGAATCCCGGTGATGGTGTACGCGCTGCCAACCGTGAAGCTCGACCGGCTGAGACCCGTGGCGGTTCCCACCACGCGGATCTGCAGCGTGTCATTCGCCGCGTTTACACCTCTCACGGTGAAGGCCGCCCCGGTGCCCGTCGGCACGTCAACGATCCGGACCTCAGGGACACTGACGAGTAGACCCTCGTTGGCGCCGAGCGCTTTCGCCTGCACGAGCGTGATCGTTTTCGGCGTGACCGGCGTTCCCGCTACAATGAATCTCACCCTCGGGCTGGACGCGATCTGCTCCTGTCCGGTAAAGGAGCCGAGCGTGCCGGACACTTCGACGCTGTCACCGAGGGCCAAGGTACTGGTGGACGGTACCGTGAAGACCGCGATGCCGCCCGTGGCGTCCTGCACCCAGATCTCGCTGTTCACGCCACCCGACCCGGAGGTGAACGTGTTGGGCGCAACGGTCAACTTTCCTACAACGGTGACGCCGGACCCAGTGGTGCGGGCGCGTGCGGTCGCGATCGGGATCACCAGCGATCCCGTGAAGATGCCGTTGGTCGTCAATGTCGCTTGCGGCGCGACAGTGATCGACCGGGATGCTCCTGAGACGCCGTAATCGATCGTCGTCGGTTTCTCGAACACCAGCGTGTAGTCACCCGGCGCAATCCGCGCGAAGGTGTACGCCCCGTTGGCGTCGGCAGTCGTGGAATCGACTGTCGTCGCGCCCTTCTTCAACAGGACATAGAGGCCCGCGCCCGGCGTGTCGACACCCGCGTCGTAGCTGCCATTGGTGTTGTCGTCGCGGAAGATCCGGCCGGTGACCGAACCGGGGAAAAAGGCAAAGCGGACATCGACGGTGTCGGCGCCGCCCGAGAACGCGATGACCACCGTCACCGCCGGCGATGAGGTCAGCACCGCACCCGAGATACTGCCGGCCGGCTGCACGACGTAGCTGCCGGGATCGAGCGGCTCGAAGGTGGCGCGACCGGAGGCATCGGTGGTGGCGGATGCCACCTCGCTGCCGCCAAGGCCTGGCAGCAAGCTGATGGACATGCCCGCGAGAGCGCTATCGGAAGCTGTGAGAGTACCGGATGCATCCCTGTCGATGTAGGCCTGCACCGTAACCGAACCGGGGGTGCCCCTGGGCGCGGCGGGTTCCCAACAGGCCGCAAGGAGCGCGGCGAACAGGGTCCAGCCGTATCGGGAAACGCGGACACTGACCATAAGAAACGGCGCCGGTGAAGGTAAAGTGCCGCGTAGTGTGGTAGCCGGTTGGCGAACACTCGCGGTCCGCACAAATGTGGCTGCGGGTTGCCTGGCAGTCAATCGACCGCTCCGCAGCGTAGCTCCCGTTACCGCACGGTAGGCGGTGCGGACAGTTGTGAGGAGCTCGGCTCCGATCGGGGTAGGAATCGTCCACCGCGACACATTTGCGTAATTTGCAGAATTTGCGTAAATTGCAGAAATGGAACACCGTATCCCCGCCTCCCTCCTGGTGCGACGGCTCGCTGACGTGTTGAATCGCGTTCGCTACGGCGGTGATACGTTTATCGTTGAACGCCATCACGTAACCGTCGCGCGCATCGGGCCCGCTGGCGATGCCGCCCGCGCTCCGCTCCAGGATGCCGCGCGTGCGTGGATGGAGTCCGGTGCAAGCGATTCTTCGTTTGCAGAGGACCTCGAGCGAGTAAGCGCCGCCGATCGACCACCGCGCAATCCATGGGACTCGTAGTCGACACGAGCGCGCTCATCGCCCTCGAACGGACTGGTACGACATGGAATCGGGCACTCGGCCGCCATGCCAAGGAACCCGTCGCCTTACCGGCTGTAGTCTACGGCGAGCTTCTTGTCGGAGTCGCGCTGGCCGGTAATCGCAAACGCGCCGCCAGTCGCCGACAGCGTATCGATGCACTCGTTGCGGTCACCGGAATCGTAGAATTTGACGCGGCTATCGCTGAACAGTGGGCGGAACTGTTTGCGCTCCTCAGCCGACGCGGTCGATTGATCCCCTCAAATGATCTCGCCGTGGCGGCAACCGCACGCCACCTCGGATTTGGCGTGCTAGTCGGACCCGGAGATGAACGGCACTTCCGCGAAGTTCCTAATCTGTCGGTGGTGCAGGTCGGATAGGATGCGGAAGATGGTCATCGCTCAGCGCAAGGACCTCCGGCTTTGGTGACCTACTCGCCGCTGCTCCCGCTCGCATTCCTTTTGTTCAGCGGCCTGTACTTGTTCGTACTTCCGTATGCCACCAGGTGGCGAAGCGGGCGAGAATCAAGATCATGAACCTTTACGTGGAGACGCAATCATTATGAAGTCGGCCACCAAGTCCAAGTCCCCGCCGAAGGCAGACCAACGGCTCCCCGGCCTGAGGGATTGGCGCGACGAGACCCTCGCTCGCATGCGGGCGCTGATTCTGGAGGCCGACCCCGATATGATCGAGGAGCGGAAATGGAAGAAGCCGTCGAATAATATGACGGGGGTCCCAGTCTGGTCGCACAACGGGATCGTCTGCACCGGTGAGACGTACAAGAAGGTCGTGAAGCTCACGTTCGCTCAGGGAGCCAAGGTCCCAGACCCATCGCGCCTCTTCAATTCCAGCCTTGAAGGCAGCACGCGAAGGGCGATCGACATCCACGAAGGGGAGAAGGTCGACGCGCGCGCATTCAAGGCGCTTGTGAAGGCCGCGGTTACCCTGAATAAGGAGTAGCCGTATGAGGCCATGCGTTGAGATGGAACCGATGCGTGGTTTTTGGTTCGCCGGTGAAGCTTCCGTCGGGCGATGCTGCATGAATGCCCACGTGGCCAGCTTGGTGGGAATGGGAGTTAGAGCTCAGTTCTCATCTTATCAAACGAATGGCAGATCGCAATTTCAGCGAGCTCTACCTCCGGCGAATGCTCTCCATTGCGTCCGACGTGCGCGGAGACATTGTGCCGGGGCGCTGGGTGGTTAAGACTCGGCATCGTGGGACGTCGTGGATGGTCATTGTGGAACCGGATGTGGAAACGCACCTTTTGATAGTAATTACCGCATATCCTCTTGAGTGATGAAAGAGCCTTATTTGGAAGTCACGTACCGTAAGGGACACACGCTCGCGGCATACTTCCATCTTCCGCGGAGCGGCAGGCAAAAGAGCGTTCGAACTCGCCAGGTCGAGGGTGGCTTGATCATCGATTTCGGAGCCAATGGCAAGCCCATAGGGATAGAGATCACAGCGCCGGAGCAACTCACCCTGGCTAGACTGAATCGCGTCCTCAGAGAGCTCGGATGTGCGCCAGTTCGGCGCGCGGACCTTGCTCCCCTTCGAGC harbors:
- a CDS encoding endonuclease; amino-acid sequence: MVLGLTACGDGPVAPISLPLTGTFSGIVAPQGFDDVGFVAGRTGATIVKVCGVIGSEINVAVGAASATSESNCERLVFAATAGTSYTIRVTAVSGGGAYNGCWSTALAECTVIAPTSGAAACDAAGYYGPAAGKTGIDLLRSLRDIVTTNYNLGYLTTPNARDSLYAFVDDPDGDDQITDVYTGRTAFVNSRSTAAAANFNTEHAWPQSRGADIDFAAGADLNILFTADATSNEKRSNIPYGIVTRNVQWTGGIGAEVSRLGADAQGRTVFEPRPSKRGDVARAIFYFYTRYHDAPTPTFSLANFNVEEATLMQWSAADPPDNFERARNAMICRAQGNRNPYVDHPEYLPAAGDFPNN
- a CDS encoding TonB-dependent receptor, producing MRLFRFTRVTWLAATVAAVCTSMSLTASTAFAQAGTTAGAIRGQVLTASGPPVAGAQVTATNSQTGFVRNAVSGTDGIYSLMLLPPGVYTVRARRIGYAPAEAANVRVTVGSTTPLRFLLQAAAVQLGRVEITAAVGQISTTQGGVSTTVSQKEIEDLPTLGRDFTDFISLSGLVSPLPEVTTGGQFSIAGARPSQTNVQVDGVDANNQFFGENRGGSRIPFVFSLESIKEFQVVTNGFDVEYGNYSGGVVNVVTKSGTNTLKGTGYINYRGKQLTAKGFNGETPNDFKAVQYSAALEGPIITNKLHFMMSLDGQQRDEPFQPITPATVSDTSEARQLERFFSILDTVYGVPNAAASFNRFTTSNDVITLFGRVDWTINDQHRLSVRNNFANHNAANETFSGVIRGGLSRAEAFKDRSNSLVGELTSALSSQVFNTLRAQYSWEDRPRVGNDLKPTLTVKPSGFSDFTYGGAFLSFDNFLSERKVQLIDNLTIPRGDHIFKLGTNNIFANIENRFWLNGSGTYTFASLNDFAAGIPATFNRNVRQNGTAPTATFAAQEYSVYAQDQWQMTSKLTTLLGVRYDVERYADRPGRVIDVERAFGVETGIAPVDNNNVSPRLSMVYDLDGDGSSVVRGGAGLFYGRVPYVMGGNVAITEQPLLVIDCRGSFAEGEGTAPPDPGQYRTWSTSGAENPSSCFGSSSLTGVPEYSFWNSSFELPETWKFNAGYERRIGNGTRASLDVLYSTTRKLYTVRNLNLRETQFTLDSEDGRQVFVPAGSFNPSQGAGSDRLRNTDFSNVYMNYPDGVARATSATFEVQQRLLSDIDLRGSYTFTRAYDNSSFYCCTSNEGYRTPRIGALGPNFIGEPGDERAAWGPADFVRNHTVVLSGSKTLPWGFQMSSIWRIQSGTPWGPEQGGDLNGDGERFNDRPFIFRPEDLPVSTGTATGSTADSIVAANRARYADFLANNECIGNHVGQIIPRNTCKQPWFNRLDVSLRKRIETTRGQSLQLYVDMFNVLNGLKSTWGQYHAISAANRSLLLPQRYDPASGNILYTVPTNFGDKRALGANLLLQFSTQLGLRYSF
- a CDS encoding SdrD B-like domain-containing protein, coding for MQAYIDRDASGTLTASDSALAGMSISLLPGLGGSEVASATTDASGRATFEPLDPGSYVVQPAGSISGAVLTSSPAVTVVIAFSGGADTVDVRFAFFPGSVTGRIFRDDNTNGSYDAGVDTPGAGLYVLLKKGATTVDSTTADANGAYTFARIAPGDYTLVFEKPTTIDYGVSGASRSITVAPQATLTTNGIFTGSLVIPIATARARTTGSGVTVVGKLTVAPNTFTSGSGGVNSEIWVQDATGGIAVFTVPSTSTLALGDSVEVSGTLGSFTGQEQIASSPRVRFIVAGTPVTPKTITLVQAKALGANEGLLVSVPEVRIVDVPTGTGAAFTVRGVNAANDTLQIRVVGTATGLSRSSFTVGSAYTITGILSEFNGTAQLKPRAPGDVRGPITIASARAVPNGTPVSVTGNITVPPNILTSGSGGVNSEIWVQDVTGGIAVFTVLSSSTLALGDLVDVSGTISLFSGQRQISTPTVTFRAAGAAPARVAVTGTQFNALTNEGQLVQLRVTITSVPAGTGASFTVVGTAADGQTVQIRVGAANTGLTRSSFTVGSTYTVTGVLTQFNGTAQVKPRFATDVTP
- a CDS encoding type II toxin-antitoxin system VapC family toxin, yielding MGLVVDTSALIALERTGTTWNRALGRHAKEPVALPAVVYGELLVGVALAGNRKRAASRRQRIDALVAVTGIVEFDAAIAEQWAELFALLSRRGRLIPSNDLAVAATARHLGFGVLVGPGDERHFREVPNLSVVQVG
- a CDS encoding DUF1801 domain-containing protein yields the protein MKSATKSKSPPKADQRLPGLRDWRDETLARMRALILEADPDMIEERKWKKPSNNMTGVPVWSHNGIVCTGETYKKVVKLTFAQGAKVPDPSRLFNSSLEGSTRRAIDIHEGEKVDARAFKALVKAAVTLNKE